One genomic segment of Paraburkholderia aromaticivorans includes these proteins:
- a CDS encoding alkene reductase yields MSTDSARIDSYLFEPVKLGPLQLPNRIVMAPLTRSRAKEGDVPGELAIEYYAQRASAGLIIAEATQISPQGKGYVFTPGIYDDAQVQAWQRITEAVHRKGGHIFLQLWHVGRISHPSLQPGHALPVAPSAIKPEGEAYTDEGFVPLVTPRALETGEIAGIVEQYRVAAQNAKAAGFDGVEIHAANGYLLDQFLRDKTNRRTDQYGGSIANRARLLLEVADAVTSVWGGERVGVRISPLSSFGDIADSNPEPLFKHVVQQLNTRKLVYLHVIEGDTGGPREVPGGFDLQVLREAFDGLFMANNGYDMELAQRTLKAKRADLIAFGRPFISNPDLVERLKRGAPLNEPDKDTLYGGGAEGYIDYPTIEQEAQR; encoded by the coding sequence ATGTCAACTGATTCCGCGCGTATCGATAGTTACCTGTTCGAACCCGTCAAGCTAGGACCGCTGCAACTGCCCAATCGCATCGTGATGGCGCCCCTCACGCGCAGTCGCGCGAAGGAGGGCGACGTGCCGGGCGAACTGGCCATCGAGTACTACGCGCAACGCGCGTCGGCGGGACTGATCATTGCCGAGGCGACGCAGATTTCGCCGCAAGGCAAAGGCTATGTGTTTACGCCCGGCATTTATGACGACGCCCAGGTGCAGGCGTGGCAGCGCATTACCGAGGCCGTGCACCGGAAAGGCGGCCATATTTTCCTGCAGCTGTGGCACGTCGGCCGCATTTCCCATCCGTCATTGCAGCCGGGCCACGCGTTGCCGGTCGCGCCCTCGGCGATCAAACCTGAAGGCGAGGCCTATACCGACGAAGGTTTCGTGCCGCTCGTCACCCCTCGCGCGCTCGAAACGGGGGAAATAGCGGGCATCGTCGAGCAATATCGCGTGGCTGCGCAAAACGCGAAGGCCGCCGGTTTCGACGGCGTGGAGATTCACGCGGCAAACGGCTATCTGCTCGACCAGTTCCTGCGCGACAAGACCAATCGGCGGACCGATCAATACGGCGGCTCGATCGCGAATCGCGCGCGCCTTCTGCTGGAAGTGGCCGATGCGGTGACCAGCGTGTGGGGCGGCGAGCGGGTAGGCGTGCGGATTTCACCGCTCAGCAGTTTCGGCGATATTGCCGACAGCAATCCCGAGCCGCTTTTCAAACATGTCGTGCAGCAGCTCAACACCCGCAAACTCGTCTATCTGCATGTGATCGAGGGCGACACGGGCGGCCCGCGCGAAGTGCCGGGCGGCTTCGACCTGCAGGTTCTGCGCGAAGCGTTCGACGGCCTCTTCATGGCCAACAACGGCTACGACATGGAACTCGCGCAGCGCACGCTCAAGGCGAAGCGGGCGGATCTGATTGCCTTCGGACGCCCTTTCATTTCCAATCCCGACCTGGTGGAGCGGCTTAAACGCGGCGCGCCGCTGAACGAGCCGGATAAAGACACCCTGTATGGCGGTGGCGCCGAAGGTTATATCGATTACCCGACGATCGAG
- a CDS encoding carbonic anhydrase: protein MCERHLSSPGRRDLLLAGASAITLAGWSRHDAIAADPPAANAPNSIPPAQALERLMQGNARYAANTASNKDYSAGRAARVAAQYPIAAIVGCADSRVAPELAFDQGPGDLFVVRVAGNFVNDDILASLEYGVEFLGVPLIMVLGHTQCGAVSATVKVVQEGARLPGHLPELVRAIKPAVRMAQAHQGADLVAQATIENVRLNTNRLALSKPLIGQYVKSGKVKVVGGIYDLATGKIALL from the coding sequence ATGTGCGAGCGTCATCTGTCTTCTCCGGGGCGGCGCGATCTGCTGTTGGCCGGTGCGTCGGCGATCACGCTGGCAGGCTGGTCCCGGCACGATGCGATAGCGGCGGACCCGCCGGCCGCCAATGCGCCGAATTCGATTCCACCTGCTCAAGCGCTCGAACGGTTGATGCAGGGCAACGCCCGCTACGCCGCGAATACCGCTTCAAACAAGGACTATTCCGCGGGCCGCGCGGCGCGCGTTGCCGCGCAATATCCGATCGCCGCCATTGTCGGCTGTGCGGACTCGCGTGTCGCGCCGGAACTGGCTTTCGATCAGGGGCCGGGTGATCTGTTCGTGGTGCGCGTGGCGGGCAATTTCGTCAACGACGATATTCTCGCGAGCCTCGAGTATGGCGTCGAATTCCTCGGCGTGCCGCTCATCATGGTGCTCGGACACACGCAGTGCGGCGCGGTGAGCGCCACGGTCAAGGTGGTGCAGGAGGGCGCACGGTTGCCCGGCCATCTTCCCGAACTGGTCCGCGCGATCAAGCCGGCCGTGCGAATGGCGCAGGCGCATCAGGGCGCCGATCTCGTCGCGCAAGCCACGATCGAGAACGTCAGGTTGAACACCAACCGGCTGGCGCTGTCCAAACCGCTCATCGGGCAATATGTGAAGAGCGGGAAGGTCAAGGTTGTCGGCGGCATTTACGATCTGGCAACGGGCAAGATCGCGCTGCTCTGA
- a CDS encoding carbonic anhydrase, whose product MQEIIEGLIRFQREVFPQQSALFKRLSAAQSPSVLFVTCSDSRVVPELLTQTEPGSLFVIRNAGNIVPSYGPEPGGVSATVEYAVAVLGVRDIVICGHSNCGAMTAISTCMNMDHLPAVASWLRHADAAKAINASRTYHSDAECLEALVKDNVIAQLANIRTHPSVAVGLANKKLQLHGWIFDIKSGVMLALDGRTGEFLPLVDNPDIYAV is encoded by the coding sequence GTGCAGGAAATCATCGAGGGTTTGATCCGTTTTCAACGCGAAGTCTTTCCGCAGCAGAGCGCCTTGTTCAAACGTTTGTCCGCGGCGCAAAGTCCCAGTGTGCTTTTCGTCACCTGCTCGGACAGCCGGGTCGTGCCGGAACTGCTGACGCAGACCGAACCCGGTTCGCTGTTCGTGATCCGCAATGCGGGCAACATCGTGCCGTCTTATGGTCCCGAGCCGGGCGGCGTCTCGGCCACTGTCGAGTACGCCGTGGCCGTGTTGGGCGTTCGCGATATCGTGATTTGCGGCCACTCCAATTGCGGCGCAATGACGGCGATCTCCACGTGCATGAACATGGACCATCTGCCGGCGGTGGCGAGCTGGCTGCGTCACGCGGATGCGGCCAAAGCCATCAACGCGTCGCGCACCTATCATTCGGATGCGGAGTGTCTGGAGGCGTTGGTCAAAGACAACGTCATTGCGCAGCTCGCGAACATTCGTACGCATCCTTCGGTAGCGGTCGGACTTGCGAACAAAAAGCTGCAACTGCACGGCTGGATCTTCGATATCAAAAGCGGTGTGATGCTCGCGCTCGACGGGCGCACCGGCGAGTTCCTGCCGTTGGTGGACAACCCGGACATCTACGCCGTGTAA
- a CDS encoding DUF4148 domain-containing protein, which translates to MKSLIKAVVIVASLAASAAVFAQSNSGITRAQVRAELVQLEQAGYHVGDGDQAHYPDAIQAAEARIAMRNSAASGYGGSVAGSSQHGSPAVSPADWNAMYSR; encoded by the coding sequence ATGAAGTCCCTGATCAAGGCCGTCGTCATCGTCGCTTCGCTGGCTGCTTCGGCGGCCGTCTTCGCCCAATCGAATTCCGGCATCACGCGCGCGCAGGTGCGCGCCGAACTGGTTCAGCTCGAACAGGCCGGCTATCACGTCGGCGATGGCGACCAAGCCCATTACCCGGACGCGATTCAGGCCGCGGAAGCCCGCATTGCCATGCGCAACAGCGCCGCCAGCGGTTACGGCGGCAGCGTGGCGGGTTCGTCGCAACACGGCAGTCCGGCTGTGTCGCCGGCCGACTGGAACGCGATGTACAGCCGTTGA
- a CDS encoding porin, translating to MKKISTAVAAFVGLAATAAHAQSSVTLYGLIDAGVMYTNNVKKGGSQGALVQATSGNINGSRFGLRGAEDLGGGLQAIFVLENGFNVQNGKLGQNSRMFGRQAYVGLSNKEYGTVTLGRQYDSLVDFVAPLSGTAGTFGDTGFAHPFDNDNLNHSVRMSNAVKYMSANYAGLKFGGLYAFSNNTDFAINRAYSAGVSYANGPFKAAAGYLQINGSNSTTNTGGAVDLGESTANGTGGFQLGADVQRTAGAALSYGFGPVTAGFVYTHSQFQNTASFGATHGSMRFDNYEVNGKYAVTPAVTLGAAYTYTDAHVGGTSTYGSDPKWNQVNLQAVYALSTRTDVYAEAMYQHVSGKGYTAFINTAGGASSTGNQVVGTVGLRARF from the coding sequence GTGAAAAAGATTTCCACCGCAGTTGCGGCATTCGTAGGCCTCGCTGCCACCGCGGCGCATGCGCAAAGTTCGGTCACGCTGTACGGCCTCATCGATGCCGGCGTGATGTACACCAACAACGTGAAGAAGGGCGGCTCGCAAGGCGCGCTGGTTCAGGCGACGAGCGGCAATATCAACGGCAGCCGCTTCGGTTTGCGCGGCGCGGAGGATCTGGGCGGCGGCCTGCAGGCGATCTTCGTGCTCGAGAACGGCTTCAACGTGCAGAACGGCAAGCTCGGCCAGAACAGCCGCATGTTCGGGCGTCAGGCCTATGTCGGCTTGAGCAACAAGGAATACGGCACGGTCACGCTCGGCCGGCAGTACGACTCGCTGGTCGACTTCGTCGCGCCGCTCTCGGGCACGGCGGGCACCTTCGGCGATACCGGCTTCGCGCACCCGTTCGACAACGACAATCTGAACCACTCGGTGCGCATGAGCAACGCCGTGAAGTACATGAGCGCCAACTATGCCGGTCTGAAGTTCGGCGGCTTGTACGCGTTTTCCAACAACACCGATTTTGCGATCAATCGTGCCTACAGCGCGGGCGTGAGCTATGCCAATGGCCCGTTCAAGGCGGCTGCGGGCTATTTGCAGATCAACGGCTCGAACTCGACCACCAACACGGGCGGCGCGGTCGATCTCGGCGAATCCACCGCCAACGGCACGGGCGGCTTCCAGCTCGGCGCCGATGTGCAGCGCACGGCCGGCGCCGCGTTGAGCTACGGCTTCGGCCCGGTGACGGCGGGCTTCGTCTATACGCACAGCCAGTTCCAGAACACCGCGTCGTTCGGCGCGACGCACGGCTCGATGCGTTTCGATAACTACGAAGTGAACGGCAAGTACGCTGTCACGCCGGCGGTGACGCTCGGTGCGGCCTACACCTATACGGACGCGCACGTGGGCGGCACGTCGACGTACGGTTCCGATCCGAAATGGAATCAGGTGAACCTGCAGGCGGTCTATGCGCTCTCGACCCGCACCGATGTCTACGCCGAAGCCATGTACCAGCACGTGAGCGGCAAGGGCTACACCGCGTTTATCAACACGGCGGGCGGCGCGTCTTCGACGGGCAATCAGGTGGTGGGCACCGTGGGGCTGCGCGCGCGCTTCTGA
- a CDS encoding DUF1488 domain-containing protein yields the protein MRIEFTGRREVVAAARVAFEANVDGADVWCSVSLDALNDHFGNDGPSAHNLVNTFEANRARIENATRRVLEKNGGQSVELESGDFN from the coding sequence ATGAGGATCGAATTCACCGGACGCCGCGAAGTGGTGGCGGCGGCACGCGTCGCCTTCGAAGCCAACGTCGATGGGGCAGACGTCTGGTGCAGCGTGTCGCTGGACGCGCTGAACGACCATTTCGGCAACGACGGTCCGTCGGCCCACAATCTTGTCAACACTTTCGAAGCGAACCGCGCGCGGATTGAAAACGCTACCCGGCGGGTCCTCGAAAAAAACGGCGGACAGTCCGTGGAGCTCGAGTCCGGCGACTTCAACTGA
- a CDS encoding MDR family MFS transporter: MSRNPHSSRPLVIAAVMASMAMVAIEATIVSTAMPQIVAQLGDLHLYSWVFSSFLLTQTAMTVVFGKLADLYGRKPVMLAGIAIFLLGSVLAGFAWSMPAMIAFRLIQGVGAGAIQPVTLTIVADLYPARERGKVQGYLASVWAISAVVGPMVGGFIIHNLSWAWIFWMNVPIGLASAAGFIAFLRESERHARPSIDFGGAALFMAAIAALMMALTYAGDDMVAQASLSGGVFALCVLAFVWQERRAAEPMISFALWSRRPIAACNGATLLSGMILMGATTFLPMYVQGVLHRSPVIAGLALTMMMVGWPAGATFAAKSFQRLGLRRILIGGSAFVPLGAVLLLFLSPGGSPLVAAFGSLIMGFGMGTSSVSSLVLIQEIVRMDERGSATASNLFSRNLGSTLGATLFGAVLNFGLSHAKGVAVVTSDQLRALLQNQTASLGDSGTIRMVLHQSLHLTFLSIFVIAIFVVVLLAFVPPISIGAEKKVPLEAFSPLED, encoded by the coding sequence ATGTCCCGCAACCCGCACTCGTCGCGTCCTCTAGTCATTGCCGCCGTCATGGCGTCCATGGCGATGGTCGCCATCGAAGCCACCATCGTTTCCACCGCCATGCCTCAGATCGTCGCGCAACTCGGCGATCTGCATCTGTATAGCTGGGTGTTCTCGTCGTTCCTGCTGACCCAGACCGCGATGACCGTGGTCTTCGGCAAGCTCGCCGATCTGTACGGCCGCAAGCCGGTCATGCTGGCCGGCATCGCGATCTTTCTGCTCGGCTCGGTGCTGGCCGGCTTCGCCTGGTCGATGCCGGCGATGATCGCGTTTCGCCTGATTCAGGGTGTCGGCGCGGGCGCGATCCAGCCGGTCACGCTGACCATCGTCGCCGATCTCTACCCCGCGCGCGAACGCGGCAAGGTGCAAGGCTATCTCGCGAGCGTATGGGCCATTTCGGCGGTGGTGGGTCCGATGGTCGGCGGCTTCATCATTCACAACCTGTCGTGGGCATGGATCTTCTGGATGAACGTGCCGATCGGCCTCGCCTCCGCGGCGGGCTTCATCGCGTTCCTGCGCGAGTCGGAACGGCATGCGCGCCCGTCGATCGACTTCGGTGGCGCGGCGCTGTTCATGGCGGCCATTGCCGCGCTCATGATGGCGCTGACCTACGCCGGCGACGACATGGTCGCGCAAGCCTCGCTGTCAGGCGGCGTGTTCGCGCTGTGCGTGCTGGCGTTCGTCTGGCAGGAGCGCCGCGCGGCCGAGCCGATGATCTCCTTCGCGCTGTGGAGCCGCCGCCCGATTGCCGCCTGCAATGGGGCGACCTTGCTGTCCGGCATGATCCTGATGGGCGCCACCACGTTTCTGCCGATGTACGTGCAGGGCGTGCTGCATCGCTCGCCGGTGATCGCCGGCCTCGCGCTGACGATGATGATGGTCGGCTGGCCGGCCGGCGCCACGTTCGCGGCGAAGTCGTTTCAGCGCCTCGGCTTGCGGCGCATTCTGATCGGCGGCAGCGCGTTCGTTCCGCTCGGCGCGGTGTTGCTGCTGTTTCTGTCGCCCGGCGGCTCGCCGCTCGTCGCCGCGTTCGGCTCGCTCATCATGGGCTTCGGCATGGGCACGTCGAGCGTCAGTTCGCTGGTGCTGATCCAGGAGATCGTCAGAATGGACGAACGCGGCAGCGCCACCGCGTCGAATCTGTTCTCGCGCAATCTCGGCAGCACCTTGGGCGCGACGCTGTTCGGCGCGGTGCTCAACTTCGGATTGAGCCACGCGAAGGGGGTCGCCGTGGTCACGTCGGACCAGTTGAGAGCGTTGCTGCAAAATCAAACCGCCAGTCTCGGCGACAGCGGCACGATCCGCATGGTGCTGCATCAGTCGCTGCACCTGACTTTTCTCTCGATCTTCGTGATCGCCATCTTCGTGGTCGTGCTGCTGGCCTTCGTGCCCCCGATCAGTATCGGGGCCGAGAAGAAGGTGCCGCTCGAGGCGTTCTCGCCGCTGGAGGACTGA
- a CDS encoding LysR family transcriptional regulator, with protein MLELRHLRSLIAIADSGKLVAAAERVHLSQSALSHQIRDIEAHYEVSLFERTKQGLRFTAAGERLLALGRETIAAVSAAERDLVRLKGDTRGELRIVLECHTCFDWLMPVMDEFRRRWPEVEVDLVAGFHADPLRLLSDGKADVVIGSKPATRRSLHIAPLFRFEILVVMANEHRLRNKRRVVADDLRDETLITYPVPEARIDLIREVLEPAGIKLERRTAELTIAVMQLVASRRGIAALPNWGVKNYVDHDYVLAKRVGTQGLWSELYAVAAKGFASRPYFDDFVTIVRDTCAAQLDGIELLAVEGEAA; from the coding sequence ATGCTTGAGCTTCGCCACCTGCGTTCGCTGATCGCCATTGCCGATTCGGGCAAGCTGGTGGCCGCCGCCGAGCGTGTGCATCTGAGCCAGTCCGCGTTGTCGCATCAGATTCGCGACATCGAGGCGCACTACGAGGTTTCGCTTTTCGAGCGCACCAAACAGGGTCTGCGCTTTACCGCCGCCGGCGAGCGGCTGCTCGCGCTCGGGCGCGAGACGATTGCGGCGGTGAGCGCGGCGGAGCGCGACCTCGTGCGGCTGAAGGGCGACACACGCGGCGAGCTGCGCATCGTGCTGGAATGCCACACCTGCTTCGACTGGCTGATGCCGGTGATGGACGAGTTCCGCCGCCGCTGGCCGGAAGTCGAAGTGGACCTGGTCGCCGGGTTCCACGCGGACCCACTGCGTCTGCTGAGCGACGGCAAGGCCGACGTGGTGATCGGCTCGAAACCGGCGACGCGGCGCAGCCTGCATATCGCGCCGCTGTTCCGCTTCGAGATTCTGGTGGTGATGGCCAACGAGCACCGGCTGCGCAACAAGCGCCGCGTGGTGGCGGACGATCTGCGCGACGAGACGCTGATTACCTATCCGGTGCCCGAGGCACGCATCGATCTGATCCGGGAGGTGCTGGAGCCGGCCGGCATCAAACTCGAACGGCGCACGGCGGAGCTGACCATCGCCGTCATGCAACTGGTGGCGAGCCGCCGCGGCATCGCGGCGCTGCCGAACTGGGGCGTGAAGAACTACGTGGATCACGATTACGTGCTGGCCAAACGGGTCGGTACGCAGGGCCTGTGGAGCGAGTTGTACGCGGTGGCCGCGAAAGGCTTCGCGAGCCGGCCTTACTTCGATGATTTCGTCACGATCGTGCGCGATACGTGCGCGGCGCAACTCGACGGCATCGAGTTGCTGGCGGTGGAAGGCGAAGCGGCCTGA
- the metE gene encoding 5-methyltetrahydropteroyltriglutamate--homocysteine S-methyltransferase, whose amino-acid sequence MARTHISGFPRIGAQRELKFAQESFWRGESDEPHLRGVARELRARHWQLQQDAGLDFVTVGDFAYYDPMLNLSALLGALPQRFGFDPKALSLAQYYELARGNAAQPAMEMTKWFDTNYHYLVPELGPQTRFDGGVEWLFEEIDEALALNLPVKPVLIGPITYLWLSKSPVAGFDRLSLLPKLVIRYSRLLDKLKQRGIEWVQLDEPALCVDLPAAWLEAFCAAYDVLGTSGVKVLLATYFESAAQHAPRVAALPIAGVHLDLVRAPRQLDAWRAALPAQAVLSAGVIDGRNIWRADLGEIVESLQGLHAEFGERLWIAPSCSLLHVPVSLDAENKLDAELKSWLAFATEKLAEVATLALALRDPAAAEPTLAAADRALAARRHSSAVVNALVQKRVAAVNDTMAQRHSPFAERNRLQREALGLPLLPTTTIGSFPQTAAIRQARAAYKRGELRALDYLQRMRAEIEVAVRKQEELGLDVLVHGEAERNDMVEYFGEQLWGYAFTENGWVQSYGSRCVKPPIIYGDVYRPEPITVETTRYAQSLTQRPMKGMLTGPVTMLQWSFVRDDQPRSTTALQLALAIRDEVADLEKAGIRIIQIDEPAFREGLPLRRADWAAYLEWATRAFRISAAGVADQTQIHTHMCYSEFNDILPSIAAMDADVITIETSRSAMELLDGFGAFAYPNEIGPGVYDIHSPRVPGADAIQRLLERACEVIPAERLWVNPDCGLKTRGWPETEAALANMVQAARALRAKLAAQQPEALTA is encoded by the coding sequence ATGGCCCGCACGCACATTTCCGGCTTTCCTCGCATCGGCGCGCAGCGCGAACTGAAATTCGCGCAGGAATCGTTCTGGCGCGGCGAATCCGACGAACCGCATCTGCGCGGCGTCGCGCGCGAATTGCGCGCCCGTCATTGGCAATTGCAGCAGGACGCCGGGCTGGATTTCGTCACCGTCGGCGATTTTGCCTACTACGACCCGATGCTCAATCTGAGCGCGCTGCTCGGTGCGTTGCCGCAGCGTTTCGGCTTCGACCCGAAGGCGCTGTCGCTCGCCCAGTACTACGAGCTCGCGCGCGGCAACGCCGCGCAGCCGGCAATGGAAATGACCAAATGGTTCGATACGAACTACCACTACCTCGTCCCCGAGCTCGGGCCGCAGACGCGCTTCGACGGCGGCGTCGAGTGGCTGTTCGAGGAGATCGACGAAGCACTCGCGCTGAATCTGCCGGTCAAGCCGGTGCTGATCGGGCCGATCACTTACCTGTGGCTGTCCAAGAGCCCTGTGGCCGGCTTCGACCGCCTGTCGTTGCTGCCGAAGCTCGTGATCCGCTACAGCCGGCTGCTGGACAAGCTCAAGCAGCGCGGCATCGAATGGGTGCAACTCGATGAGCCGGCGCTGTGCGTGGATCTGCCCGCGGCATGGCTCGAAGCGTTTTGCGCCGCGTATGACGTGCTCGGCACGTCGGGCGTAAAGGTGTTGCTCGCGACGTACTTCGAGAGCGCGGCCCAGCACGCGCCGCGGGTGGCCGCGCTGCCCATCGCCGGCGTGCATCTGGACCTCGTGCGCGCCCCGCGGCAGCTCGACGCCTGGCGCGCGGCATTGCCTGCGCAGGCGGTGCTGTCGGCCGGCGTGATCGACGGCCGCAATATCTGGCGCGCGGATCTCGGCGAGATCGTCGAATCGTTGCAAGGCTTGCATGCCGAATTCGGCGAGCGCTTGTGGATCGCGCCGTCGTGCTCGCTGCTGCATGTGCCGGTTTCGCTCGACGCGGAGAACAAACTCGACGCCGAACTGAAATCGTGGCTCGCCTTCGCCACAGAGAAGCTCGCTGAAGTCGCCACGCTCGCCCTCGCCTTGCGCGATCCCGCCGCGGCCGAACCGACGCTCGCCGCCGCCGACCGCGCGCTCGCAGCACGCCGCCATTCCAGCGCGGTGGTCAACGCACTCGTGCAAAAACGCGTGGCCGCCGTCAACGACACGATGGCGCAACGGCACAGCCCGTTCGCCGAACGCAACCGTCTGCAGCGCGAAGCGCTCGGCCTGCCGCTCCTGCCGACCACCACGATCGGTTCGTTCCCGCAAACGGCGGCGATCCGCCAGGCGCGCGCCGCCTACAAACGCGGCGAACTGCGCGCGCTCGACTATCTGCAGCGCATGCGCGCCGAGATCGAGGTCGCCGTGCGCAAACAGGAAGAACTGGGCCTCGACGTGCTGGTGCACGGCGAAGCCGAACGCAACGACATGGTCGAGTATTTCGGCGAGCAGTTGTGGGGCTACGCGTTCACGGAGAACGGCTGGGTGCAGAGCTACGGCTCGCGCTGCGTGAAACCGCCGATCATCTACGGCGACGTCTACCGTCCCGAACCGATCACGGTGGAAACCACGCGCTACGCGCAATCGCTCACGCAGCGGCCGATGAAAGGCATGCTGACCGGCCCGGTGACCATGCTGCAATGGTCGTTCGTGCGCGACGACCAGCCGCGCTCGACCACCGCGCTGCAACTCGCGCTCGCGATCCGCGACGAGGTGGCGGATCTGGAAAAGGCCGGCATTCGCATCATCCAGATCGACGAACCGGCTTTTCGCGAAGGCTTGCCGTTGCGTCGCGCGGATTGGGCCGCGTATCTGGAATGGGCGACGCGCGCGTTCCGCATTTCGGCAGCGGGCGTGGCCGATCAAACGCAGATTCATACGCACATGTGCTATTCGGAATTCAACGACATACTGCCGTCGATCGCCGCGATGGATGCCGACGTGATCACCATCGAGACCTCGCGCTCGGCGATGGAACTGCTCGACGGCTTCGGCGCCTTCGCGTACCCGAACGAAATCGGCCCGGGCGTCTACGATATCCACTCGCCGCGCGTGCCTGGCGCGGACGCGATCCAACGTCTGCTGGAACGCGCCTGCGAAGTGATTCCGGCCGAGCGCCTGTGGGTCAATCCGGACTGCGGGCTGAAGACGCGCGGCTGGCCGGAAACGGAAGCCGCGCTCGCGAATATGGTGCAGGCCGCGAGAGCATTGCGCGCGAAGCTGGCGGCGCAGCAGCCGGAAGCATTGACCGCGTGA
- the cobM gene encoding precorrin-4 C(11)-methyltransferase yields MTVFFIGAGPGDPELITVKGQRLVRSCPVILYAGSLVPAAVLEGHAAAQVVNTAELDLDQIVALLAAAHAKGQDVARVHSGDPSLYGAIGEQIRRLRELNIPYEIVPGVTATAACAAALGCELTLPEVSQTLILTRFASKTRMPEGEQLADLARHRATMAIHLGVRHLARIVDELRPHYGGACPIAVIYRASWPDEEKLTGTLDDIVSKVQSSSIERTALILVGHVLAAEGFADSTLYAKE; encoded by the coding sequence ATGACAGTGTTTTTTATCGGCGCGGGTCCTGGCGACCCGGAACTGATCACGGTGAAAGGGCAGCGCCTCGTGCGCAGTTGCCCGGTGATCCTGTACGCGGGTTCGCTCGTGCCGGCCGCGGTGCTCGAAGGTCACGCGGCCGCGCAGGTCGTCAACACCGCCGAACTCGACCTCGACCAGATCGTCGCGCTGCTCGCGGCCGCACACGCCAAAGGCCAGGACGTGGCGCGCGTGCATTCCGGCGATCCGTCCTTGTACGGCGCGATCGGCGAACAGATTCGCAGACTGCGCGAGCTGAACATTCCCTACGAGATCGTGCCGGGCGTCACCGCCACGGCCGCGTGCGCGGCGGCGCTGGGTTGCGAACTCACGCTGCCCGAGGTGTCGCAGACGCTGATCCTCACGCGTTTCGCGAGCAAGACCCGCATGCCCGAAGGCGAACAGCTCGCCGATCTCGCCCGGCACCGCGCGACCATGGCGATTCACCTCGGCGTGCGGCATCTTGCGCGCATCGTCGATGAATTGCGGCCGCATTACGGCGGCGCATGTCCAATCGCGGTGATTTATCGCGCGAGCTGGCCGGACGAGGAGAAGCTCACCGGCACGCTCGACGACATCGTCAGCAAGGTGCAATCGAGTTCGATCGAACGGACCGCGCTGATTCTGGTCGGTCACGTGCTCGCCGCGGAGGGTTTCGCGGACTCGACGCTGTACGCGAAAGAGTGA
- a CDS encoding cobalt-precorrin-6A reductase — protein MRRILLLGGTGDALRIARQLGDPAHVYSLAGLGKVPDDLPCAVRVGGFGGSEGMARYLNSEGIGLVIDATHPYAAQISANAAQASRATGVPYWALRRPAWQPQAGDDWRMAGDWNELTDALAPFRKPLFTLGREPLAHLDDIPSHQFWTVRCLDSHEDTPRARILAARGPFTLEGERALFALQAFDVVVSKNSGGNATEAKLEVARERGLPVVMLRRPELPPADREFDHVADLLEALQAAA, from the coding sequence ATGAGGCGGATTCTGCTGCTCGGCGGCACCGGCGACGCGCTGCGGATCGCGCGGCAACTCGGCGACCCCGCCCACGTGTACAGTCTTGCCGGCCTCGGCAAGGTGCCGGACGATCTCCCGTGCGCGGTGCGCGTGGGCGGCTTCGGCGGTAGTGAGGGCATGGCGCGTTACCTAAATAGCGAGGGCATTGGCCTCGTGATCGATGCGACCCATCCCTATGCCGCGCAAATCAGCGCGAATGCGGCGCAGGCGAGCCGCGCCACGGGCGTGCCGTATTGGGCGCTGCGTCGCCCGGCCTGGCAGCCGCAAGCCGGCGACGACTGGCGTATGGCCGGCGACTGGAACGAGCTCACGGATGCGCTGGCGCCGTTCAGAAAGCCGCTCTTCACGCTCGGTCGCGAGCCGCTCGCGCATCTCGACGACATCCCCTCGCATCAGTTCTGGACGGTGCGTTGTCTCGATTCGCACGAGGACACGCCGCGTGCGCGCATACTCGCGGCGCGCGGCCCATTCACGCTCGAAGGCGAGCGCGCGTTGTTCGCGCTGCAAGCCTTCGATGTGGTGGTCAGCAAAAACAGCGGCGGCAATGCGACCGAAGCGAAACTCGAAGTCGCGCGAGAACGCGGTCTGCCGGTCGTGATGTTGCGCCGGCCCGAGTTGCCGCCGGCGGATCGGGAATTCGACCACGTTGCCGACCTGCTCGAAGCGCTGCAAGCGGCGGCTTGA